One window of the Ananas comosus cultivar F153 linkage group 21, ASM154086v1, whole genome shotgun sequence genome contains the following:
- the LOC109726558 gene encoding WAT1-related protein At4g08300-like isoform X2, producing MTLATSQIRRTCRRYKPHFLMALVQLGYTILYFITEAAFNHGLNPHVFITYRQFVGGLATLPFAYFLERKLRPKFTWALLLEISVLSLLGLEHLDAKSPRGIAKIVGTVVSLAGVTTMTLYKGHAIRNLWGALIHLQGSSTVHKSWLKGSILTVASCITWSIWYIMQAITLKRYSAQLSLTTWMSFVGGAQSAVFTAFVEQKTSAWIIGFDIKFWSIIYSGVVCSGLIIFIQLWCTEEKGPVFVTMFNPLSTIMVALLAYFVFGERLYMGSIMGGVIVIVGLYLVLWGKERDKECREQTEKQPDSTYEKQNRACEVSATNNGEKDEMKEFYAV from the exons ATGACACTGGCAACATCTCAGATCAGAAGAACATGCAGGAGATATAAACCACATTTTCTTATGGCTCTCGTACAGCTAGGCTACACAATTCTATATTTCATTACTGAAGCTGCATTCAATCATGGATTGAACCCCCATGTTTTCATTACGTACCGACAATTCGTCGGTGGACTAGCCACGTTGCCTTTTGCCTATTTCCTTGAAAG GAAATTGAGACCAAAGTTTACATGGGCATTGCTCCTAGAGATATCTGTTCTTTCACTTCTAGG ATTGGAGCATCTTGATGCAAAAAGTCCTCGCGGGATAGCGAAGATTGTAGGAACCGTAGTTTCCTTGGCTGGTGTTACAACCATGACACTGTACAAAGGGCATGCAATAAGAAACTTATGGGGGGCACTAATCCATTTACAGGGAAGCAGTACTGTTCATAAGAGTTGGTTGAAGGGATCCATTCTAACAGTAGCAAGCTGCATCACATGGTCCATATGGTATATCATGCAG GCAATCACATTAAAAAGATACTCAGCACAACTTTCACTCACCACATGGATGAGCTTCGTCGGAGGAGCACAATCAGCAGTTTTCACTGCATTTGTCGAGCAGAAGACATCAGCATGGATTATTGGATTTGACATCAAATTTTGGAGCATCATATACTCC ggAGTGGTATGTTCTGGGTTGATAATCTTTATCCAATTGTGGTGCACCGAGGAAAAAGGACCAGTTTTTGTGACTATGTTCAATCCCCTTTCGACAATAATGGTGGCACTTTTAGCTTACTTTGTTTTCGGAGAAAGATTATACATGGGAAG cATTATGGGAGGGGTTATAGTCATTGTTGGCCTCTATCTGGTTCTATGGGGCAAAGAAAGAGATAAAGAATGCAGAGAACAAACAGAAAAACAACCAGATTCAACCTATGAGAAACAAAACAGAGCATGTGAAGTTTCAGCTACAAATAATGGCGAGAAGGATGAGATGAAGGAATTTTATGCTGTCTAA
- the LOC109726558 gene encoding WAT1-related protein At4g08300-like isoform X1, whose amino-acid sequence MTLATSQIRRTCRRYKPHFLMALVQLGYTILYFITEAAFNHGLNPHVFITYRQFVGGLATLPFAYFLERKLRPKFTWALLLEISVLSLLGVSLTLNMYFTSLRYTSPTFVSSVVNTIASMTFVIALCLRLEHLDAKSPRGIAKIVGTVVSLAGVTTMTLYKGHAIRNLWGALIHLQGSSTVHKSWLKGSILTVASCITWSIWYIMQAITLKRYSAQLSLTTWMSFVGGAQSAVFTAFVEQKTSAWIIGFDIKFWSIIYSGVVCSGLIIFIQLWCTEEKGPVFVTMFNPLSTIMVALLAYFVFGERLYMGSIMGGVIVIVGLYLVLWGKERDKECREQTEKQPDSTYEKQNRACEVSATNNGEKDEMKEFYAV is encoded by the exons ATGACACTGGCAACATCTCAGATCAGAAGAACATGCAGGAGATATAAACCACATTTTCTTATGGCTCTCGTACAGCTAGGCTACACAATTCTATATTTCATTACTGAAGCTGCATTCAATCATGGATTGAACCCCCATGTTTTCATTACGTACCGACAATTCGTCGGTGGACTAGCCACGTTGCCTTTTGCCTATTTCCTTGAAAG GAAATTGAGACCAAAGTTTACATGGGCATTGCTCCTAGAGATATCTGTTCTTTCACTTCTAGG GGTCAGCCTAACTCTTAATATGTACTTCACAAGCTTAAGATATACATCTCCAACTTTTGTTTCCTCTGTGGTCAATACCATTGCTTCAATGACATTTGTGATTGCCCTTTGCCTTAG ATTGGAGCATCTTGATGCAAAAAGTCCTCGCGGGATAGCGAAGATTGTAGGAACCGTAGTTTCCTTGGCTGGTGTTACAACCATGACACTGTACAAAGGGCATGCAATAAGAAACTTATGGGGGGCACTAATCCATTTACAGGGAAGCAGTACTGTTCATAAGAGTTGGTTGAAGGGATCCATTCTAACAGTAGCAAGCTGCATCACATGGTCCATATGGTATATCATGCAG GCAATCACATTAAAAAGATACTCAGCACAACTTTCACTCACCACATGGATGAGCTTCGTCGGAGGAGCACAATCAGCAGTTTTCACTGCATTTGTCGAGCAGAAGACATCAGCATGGATTATTGGATTTGACATCAAATTTTGGAGCATCATATACTCC ggAGTGGTATGTTCTGGGTTGATAATCTTTATCCAATTGTGGTGCACCGAGGAAAAAGGACCAGTTTTTGTGACTATGTTCAATCCCCTTTCGACAATAATGGTGGCACTTTTAGCTTACTTTGTTTTCGGAGAAAGATTATACATGGGAAG cATTATGGGAGGGGTTATAGTCATTGTTGGCCTCTATCTGGTTCTATGGGGCAAAGAAAGAGATAAAGAATGCAGAGAACAAACAGAAAAACAACCAGATTCAACCTATGAGAAACAAAACAGAGCATGTGAAGTTTCAGCTACAAATAATGGCGAGAAGGATGAGATGAAGGAATTTTATGCTGTCTAA